In Capillimicrobium parvum, a genomic segment contains:
- a CDS encoding class I SAM-dependent methyltransferase, whose protein sequence is MPAANVYATARGPLARMAEPLAQRARARRHARFLALTGVTPATRIVDVGCGALGLRGLAPDLDVTGVDVVDRPAYPGPFVRADATERLPFEDGAFDLAYSSSVVEHLPPARRAAYAAELRRVARGVWVQTPAYSFPVEPHALLPFAHWLPAGARRAYWRLGAAGGWEEIALLRRGEVARLFPDAQLVAERVAGLAKSWIALRAP, encoded by the coding sequence ATGCCGGCTGCCAACGTCTACGCAACCGCCCGCGGGCCGCTGGCCCGGATGGCCGAGCCGCTCGCCCAGCGGGCGCGCGCCCGCCGGCATGCCCGGTTCCTCGCCCTGACGGGCGTCACGCCGGCGACGCGCATCGTCGACGTCGGGTGCGGCGCCCTCGGACTGCGCGGGCTGGCGCCGGACCTGGACGTCACCGGCGTCGACGTCGTCGACCGTCCGGCGTACCCGGGGCCGTTCGTGCGCGCCGACGCGACGGAGCGCCTGCCGTTCGAGGACGGCGCGTTCGACCTCGCCTACTCGAGCAGCGTGGTCGAGCACCTCCCGCCCGCGCGGCGCGCCGCCTACGCCGCCGAGCTGCGCCGCGTCGCCCGGGGCGTGTGGGTGCAGACGCCCGCCTACTCGTTCCCCGTCGAGCCGCACGCGCTGCTGCCGTTCGCCCACTGGCTGCCCGCCGGGGCCCGGCGCGCGTACTGGCGGCTGGGGGCGGCGGGCGGCTGGGAGGAGATCGCGCTGCTGCGCCGCGGAGAGGTCGCGCGGCTGTTCCCCGACGCGCAGCTGGTGGCCGAGCGGGTGGCGGGACTGGCCAAGTCCTGGATAGCGTTGCGCGCGCCATGA
- the ispG gene encoding flavodoxin-dependent (E)-4-hydroxy-3-methylbut-2-enyl-diphosphate synthase: protein MASERQIHVGGVPIGGGAPVAVQTMTKTETANLQATMDQIHRVAEAGADIVRCAVPREQDVEALKTIVRESPIPIIADIHFNHTLALKALDAGAHCVRINPGNIGGPDKVAEVIAKAKEKDTPIRVGVNSGSLPKHLRDLEYSDPVEALVRAATETVELMERLDFTNFKISMKSTSVPNTIHSNRRLAERIPYPLHLGVTEAGTKWSGSLKSAVGLGTLLADGIGDTIRISLSTFHAEEEVKVAWEILKALKLRERGPVLIACPTCGRLQFDMDSVVAEVERRLEAYEDPIEVSILGCAVNGIGEARHADFGITGAKDMGMIYSKGEPLKKVATESLVDELFAEIDRYYAAGKTVVRDEAAAAEAAAWLAEEEDATAMTPERLAALEAEKAREEADGLDVRELLDEEQSPVAGRRFTRA, encoded by the coding sequence ATGGCTTCCGAGCGACAGATCCACGTCGGCGGCGTGCCGATCGGGGGCGGTGCCCCGGTCGCGGTGCAGACGATGACCAAGACGGAGACGGCCAACCTCCAGGCGACGATGGACCAGATCCACCGTGTGGCCGAGGCGGGCGCGGACATCGTGCGCTGCGCCGTCCCGCGCGAGCAGGACGTCGAGGCGCTGAAGACGATCGTGCGCGAGTCGCCGATCCCGATCATCGCCGACATCCACTTCAACCACACGCTCGCGCTCAAGGCGCTCGATGCCGGCGCGCACTGCGTGCGGATCAACCCCGGCAACATCGGCGGCCCCGACAAGGTCGCCGAGGTCATCGCCAAGGCGAAGGAGAAGGACACGCCGATCCGCGTGGGCGTGAACTCCGGCTCGCTGCCCAAGCACCTGCGCGATCTCGAGTACAGCGATCCGGTCGAGGCGCTCGTGCGCGCGGCCACCGAGACGGTCGAGCTCATGGAGCGCCTGGACTTCACGAACTTCAAGATCTCGATGAAGTCGACGTCGGTGCCGAACACGATCCACTCCAACCGGCGCCTCGCCGAGCGGATCCCGTACCCGCTGCACCTCGGCGTGACCGAGGCGGGGACGAAGTGGTCGGGCTCGCTGAAGAGCGCGGTCGGGCTCGGCACGCTGCTGGCCGACGGGATCGGCGACACCATCCGCATCTCCCTCTCGACGTTCCACGCCGAGGAGGAGGTCAAGGTCGCCTGGGAGATCCTCAAGGCGCTCAAGCTGCGCGAGCGCGGTCCCGTCCTCATCGCCTGTCCCACCTGTGGGCGGCTGCAGTTCGACATGGACTCGGTCGTCGCGGAGGTCGAGCGGCGCCTGGAGGCCTACGAGGATCCGATCGAGGTCTCGATCCTAGGCTGTGCGGTCAACGGGATCGGCGAGGCCCGCCACGCGGACTTCGGCATCACCGGGGCCAAGGACATGGGGATGATCTACTCCAAGGGCGAGCCGTTGAAGAAGGTCGCCACGGAGAGCCTCGTCGACGAGCTGTTCGCGGAGATCGACCGCTACTACGCCGCGGGCAAGACCGTCGTCCGCGACGAGGCGGCGGCCGCCGAGGCCGCGGCGTGGCTGGCCGAGGAGGAGGACGCGACGGCGATGACGCCCGAGCGCCTGGCCGCCCTCGAGGCCGAGAAGGCGCGCGAGGAGGCCGACGGCCTCGACGTGCGCGAGCTGCTCGACGAAGAGCAGTCCCCGGTCGCCGGGCGGCGCTTCACCCGCGCGTAG
- a CDS encoding proline--tRNA ligase, translated as MHRQSNLLLPTERQAPADAEAISHKLMVRAGLIRQIGSGLWSWLPAGWRVHERIVQIIREELDAIGGQEMLMPVLVPAELWKRSGRYGIDELFKLRDRRDAELVLSMTHEEVVTTHVAQVVRSYRDLPLILYHFQTKERDEPRPRAGVLRTREFIMKDAYTFDRDAAGLEEGYQKHIVAYDRIFDRTGLEWYRVESDVGMMGGLGAHEYMAPAPAGENDVALAPGYAANVEVASADPQPVAELQLEGEFHTPGMTTIEAVATHLGVGTGNLLKAFPVITEARGLVTVFVRGDHRVNDIKLQNALGEAFRPAEAGELPGPGGFLGPTGQGVEVYDEAVTPGRYVAGANREDYHVVVEVPAGDRLDVRTVQEGDLVDGNPITVEPAIEVGNIFKLGTRYSEPLDATYLDVDGREQFVWMGSYGIGPARIAAAAVEQFADDNGISWPRALAPWDVHVVALGKEDELAAAEALAREIEAEGLSVLLDDRPLRPGEKFADAELLGCPLRLTVGKRALESGTAEVQVRRGREARGGVPLQGGAPAVAELWRNLP; from the coding sequence ATGCACCGCCAATCGAACCTGCTCCTGCCGACCGAGCGCCAGGCGCCCGCCGACGCCGAGGCGATCTCTCACAAGCTCATGGTCCGTGCCGGCCTCATCCGTCAGATCGGCAGCGGCCTGTGGAGCTGGCTGCCGGCCGGCTGGCGCGTGCACGAGCGGATCGTGCAGATCATCCGCGAGGAGCTCGACGCGATCGGCGGGCAGGAGATGCTCATGCCGGTGCTGGTGCCCGCGGAGCTGTGGAAGCGCAGCGGCCGCTACGGCATCGACGAGCTCTTCAAGCTGCGCGACCGGCGCGACGCCGAGCTCGTGCTCTCGATGACCCACGAGGAGGTCGTCACGACCCACGTCGCGCAGGTCGTGCGCTCCTACCGCGACCTGCCGCTGATCCTCTACCACTTCCAGACGAAGGAGCGCGACGAGCCGCGCCCGCGCGCCGGGGTGCTGCGCACGCGCGAGTTCATCATGAAGGACGCCTACACGTTCGACCGCGACGCGGCCGGCCTGGAGGAGGGTTACCAGAAGCACATCGTGGCCTACGACCGGATCTTCGACCGCACCGGCCTGGAGTGGTACCGGGTCGAGTCCGACGTCGGCATGATGGGCGGCCTGGGCGCGCACGAGTACATGGCGCCGGCTCCGGCGGGCGAGAACGACGTGGCGCTGGCGCCCGGGTACGCGGCGAACGTCGAGGTGGCCAGCGCGGACCCCCAGCCGGTCGCGGAGCTGCAGCTCGAGGGCGAGTTCCACACGCCGGGCATGACGACGATCGAGGCGGTCGCGACCCATCTCGGCGTCGGCACGGGCAACCTGCTCAAGGCGTTCCCGGTGATCACCGAGGCGCGTGGGCTGGTGACGGTCTTCGTCCGCGGCGACCACCGGGTCAACGACATCAAGCTGCAGAACGCCCTCGGCGAGGCGTTCCGGCCCGCCGAGGCCGGCGAGCTGCCGGGTCCCGGCGGCTTTCTCGGGCCGACCGGCCAGGGGGTCGAGGTGTACGACGAGGCGGTCACGCCCGGCCGCTACGTCGCGGGCGCCAACCGCGAGGACTACCACGTCGTCGTCGAGGTGCCGGCCGGCGACCGCCTGGACGTCCGCACCGTGCAGGAGGGCGACCTGGTCGACGGCAACCCGATCACGGTGGAGCCGGCGATCGAGGTCGGCAACATCTTCAAGCTCGGCACCCGGTACTCCGAGCCGCTGGACGCGACGTACCTCGACGTGGACGGACGCGAGCAGTTCGTCTGGATGGGCTCCTACGGGATCGGGCCGGCGCGCATCGCCGCAGCGGCGGTCGAGCAGTTCGCCGACGACAACGGCATCTCGTGGCCCCGGGCGCTCGCGCCGTGGGACGTCCACGTGGTGGCGCTGGGCAAGGAGGACGAGCTCGCGGCGGCCGAGGCGCTGGCGCGGGAGATCGAGGCCGAGGGGCTGAGCGTGCTGCTCGACGACCGGCCGCTGCGGCCGGGCGAGAAGTTCGCCGACGCCGAGCTGCTCGGCTGCCCGCTGCGCCTGACCGTCGGCAAGCGCGCGCTCGAGTCCGGGACCGCCGAGGTCCAGGTCCGCCGGGGACGCGAGGCCCGCGGCGGCGTGCCGCTGCAGGGCGGTGCGCCGGCCGTGGCGGAGCTGTGGCGAAACCTCCCCTGA
- a CDS encoding CDP-alcohol phosphatidyltransferase family protein, translated as MAKPPLTFRRLSGLDRSGAPPPETQAGQPLRPWTIPNFIGYARLALVPVFLVLALSSDTGTDPLPAVLFAVAVWGDYADGIAARVTGQYSRLGTLLDPIVDRLIILAGVVVCWRFELLPRWAIAVLAGRELFMLLAGQYAVRHGVELKINWPGRWSVWPLMSAIFLALCGVEDVAAVLLYVGLALALWATVLYGVSAVRQLREPSRST; from the coding sequence GTGGCGAAACCTCCCCTGACGTTCCGTCGTCTGAGCGGTCTGGACCGCTCCGGCGCGCCGCCGCCCGAGACGCAGGCGGGCCAGCCGCTGCGCCCATGGACGATCCCGAACTTCATCGGCTACGCGCGCCTGGCGCTCGTGCCGGTCTTCCTCGTCCTCGCCCTGTCGTCGGACACGGGCACGGATCCGCTGCCCGCCGTGCTGTTCGCGGTGGCGGTGTGGGGCGACTACGCCGACGGCATCGCCGCGCGGGTGACGGGCCAGTACAGCCGCCTCGGCACGCTGCTGGATCCGATCGTCGACCGCCTCATCATCCTCGCCGGGGTCGTCGTCTGCTGGCGCTTCGAGCTGCTGCCCCGGTGGGCGATCGCCGTGCTCGCGGGGCGCGAGCTGTTCATGCTGCTCGCGGGGCAGTACGCGGTGCGCCATGGCGTGGAGCTGAAGATCAACTGGCCGGGCCGCTGGTCGGTGTGGCCGCTGATGAGCGCGATCTTCCTGGCGCTGTGCGGCGTGGAGGACGTGGCGGCGGTCCTGCTCTACGTCGGTCTCGCTCTCGCGCTCTGGGCGACGGTGCTCTACGGTGTGTCCGCGGTTCGCCAATTGCGCGAACCCTCAAGGTCAACTTGA
- a CDS encoding RsiG family protein yields MDTFPDLGSLSDQELKDLIQQLTEEEVDISYKRRILHGKIDILRAELVNRLRKKHEGGEEVITGDDVRRLTDILAGRAGEEPAS; encoded by the coding sequence ATGGACACCTTCCCCGACCTTGGCTCGCTCTCGGACCAGGAGCTCAAGGACCTCATCCAGCAGCTGACCGAGGAGGAGGTCGACATCTCCTACAAGCGCCGCATCCTCCACGGCAAGATCGACATCCTCCGCGCCGAGCTCGTCAACCGCCTACGCAAGAAGCACGAGGGCGGCGAGGAGGTCATCACGGGCGATGACGTCCGCCGCCTCACCGACATCCTCGCTGGTCGCGCCGGCGAGGAGCCGGCCTCCTAG
- a CDS encoding FHA domain-containing protein translates to MALHCPECGFVNADGANYCQKCGAFLAAQETPAGSDPVTATYRVGETGELIPVDLDTAASEGPVLVIRSGGGRTGESFPLDGDRMTIGRRPDSDIFLDDVTVSRDHALLVRRGNDLYLDDLGSLNGSYVNRRRIESHQLDDGDELQIGKYKLTFLQR, encoded by the coding sequence ATGGCGCTGCATTGCCCGGAGTGCGGCTTCGTCAACGCGGACGGGGCGAACTACTGCCAGAAGTGCGGAGCGTTTCTCGCCGCACAGGAGACGCCTGCCGGCTCTGACCCGGTCACGGCGACCTACCGCGTCGGCGAGACCGGAGAGCTGATCCCGGTCGACCTGGACACCGCAGCCTCGGAGGGACCCGTGCTCGTGATCCGCTCGGGCGGCGGCCGGACGGGCGAGTCGTTCCCGCTCGACGGCGACCGCATGACGATCGGCCGCCGGCCGGACTCCGACATCTTCCTCGACGATGTCACCGTCTCGCGCGACCACGCGCTGCTCGTGCGCCGCGGCAACGACCTCTACCTGGACGATCTCGGGTCGCTCAACGGCTCCTACGTGAACCGCAGGCGCATCGAGTCGCATCAGCTCGATGACGGCGACGAGCTGCAGATCGGCAAGTACAAGCTGACGTTCCTGCAGCGGTGA
- the ftsR gene encoding transcriptional regulator FtsR, whose protein sequence is MTAVDQPEIELPDAAASAPPREKAMTIGAVTKALEQEFPDISISKIRYLEDQKLLTPRRTPGGYRLYTPSDVARLRTILRLQRDEFLPLRVIRQELAAGRASEPAAVAAAADGRRAARRPSVSVSERGPLYSLEDVLEETRADPALVRELEEYGVIKGENRAGVKYYDETEREIVRAVTELARYGVGGRNLRVFRTSADREAALLQQILAPALRSRNPQRRKEALEALENLAAVTSHLKHLLLVRDLRGIVG, encoded by the coding sequence GTGACCGCGGTGGACCAACCCGAGATCGAGCTCCCGGACGCCGCCGCCTCCGCGCCGCCGCGCGAGAAGGCGATGACGATCGGCGCCGTGACGAAGGCGCTGGAGCAGGAGTTCCCCGACATCTCGATCTCGAAGATCCGCTACCTCGAGGACCAGAAGCTGCTCACGCCGCGCCGCACGCCCGGCGGCTACCGGCTCTACACGCCGTCGGACGTCGCGCGGCTGCGTACGATCCTTCGCCTCCAGCGCGACGAGTTCCTGCCGCTGCGGGTCATCCGCCAGGAGCTGGCCGCGGGCCGCGCGAGCGAGCCGGCCGCGGTGGCCGCCGCGGCGGACGGGCGCCGCGCGGCGCGCCGGCCGTCGGTCAGCGTGAGCGAGCGCGGGCCGCTGTACTCGCTGGAGGACGTGCTCGAGGAGACGCGCGCCGACCCGGCCCTCGTGCGCGAGCTCGAGGAGTACGGGGTCATCAAGGGCGAGAACCGGGCGGGCGTGAAGTACTACGACGAGACCGAGCGCGAGATCGTGCGGGCCGTCACCGAGCTCGCCCGCTACGGCGTCGGCGGGCGCAACCTGCGCGTGTTCCGCACCTCCGCGGACCGCGAGGCCGCGCTGCTGCAGCAGATCCTCGCGCCGGCCCTGCGGTCGCGCAATCCTCAGCGCCGCAAGGAGGCGCTCGAGGCGCTGGAGAACCTGGCCGCCGTCACGAGCCACCTGAAGCACCTCCTGCTGGTGCGCGACCTGCGGGGGATCGTCGGATGA
- a CDS encoding adenine phosphoribosyltransferase: MTTMSTTDLRALIRDVPDFPKPGVGFRDITPVLASPEGFHAAVSGLTELSREYRPDHVIAAEARGFLFGPAVAAELGAGFVLARKPGKLPRETVSVEYSLEYGVDRLEVHTEAIGPGARVLVHDDLLATGGTARALCELVEAAGGEVVACAFLLELAFLDGRERLAGRPVHALLRDDAE; encoded by the coding sequence ATGACCACCATGAGCACCACCGACCTGCGCGCCCTGATCCGCGACGTGCCGGACTTCCCCAAGCCCGGCGTCGGCTTCCGCGACATCACGCCGGTGCTCGCGTCGCCGGAGGGCTTCCACGCCGCCGTGTCCGGGCTGACGGAGCTGTCGCGCGAGTACCGGCCCGACCACGTCATCGCCGCGGAGGCGCGCGGGTTCCTGTTCGGCCCGGCGGTCGCGGCGGAGCTCGGCGCCGGGTTCGTCCTGGCGCGCAAGCCGGGCAAGCTCCCGCGCGAGACGGTGAGCGTCGAGTACTCGCTCGAGTACGGCGTCGACCGCCTCGAGGTGCACACGGAGGCGATCGGCCCGGGCGCGCGCGTGCTCGTCCACGACGACCTCCTGGCGACCGGCGGCACGGCGCGCGCGCTGTGCGAGCTGGTCGAGGCCGCCGGCGGCGAGGTCGTCGCCTGCGCCTTCCTGCTCGAGCTGGCGTTCCTCGACGGGCGCGAGCGGCTGGCCGGCCGTCCGGTACACGCGCTGCTGCGCGACGACGCCGAGTAG